CTTCCTCAAGGGGCTGACGGGCGCGGGGCTGAAGCCCGCGGCGTACGCGGGGACGAGCGCTGGAGGGCTGATCGCCGCCTATGCGGCCGCAGGGGCGAGCGTGCACTCCATCGAGGAGCTGGTGCTCAAGCAGACGCGGCAGGCGTTCTGGGATCCGGACCCCATCGGGGCGGTGATCAACGGCCTGCCCGCCGAGGGCCACGGAGCCACCGGCCTGCTCAAGGGTGAGCGCTTCCGCCGGTTGCTGGAGGAGACGCTGCCGGTGCACAGCTTCGAGGAGCTGCCCTACCCGCTGCTGCTGGCGAGCGCCAACCTGACGCAGGGCACGCACGAGGTCTTCACCTCGGGCGAGCTGGCGCCACGGGTGCACGCCACGTGCGCCTACCCGGGCCTGTTCCGCGCGGTGCGCCTGGGGAGGGACCTGTATTGGGACGGAGGGCTGGTGGACAAGGCGCCCGCGCTGTCGATGCGGGAGAGCGCGTTCGGCAAGGACCTGGACGCCATCCTCGTGCACTTCCTGCCGAGCCGCACGCGCACGATGCTGGGCGGGCCCATGGCGTACGCGCAGGGCATCGCGGCGGGCTCGGCGGCGCTGCGGCACGACCACTTCCGACTGCAGCTGGCGCTGCTCAAGGAGCGCGGCTTCCCCGTCCACGTGGTGGTGTCCACCCTGCCGCCGGTGTCCCCGTCCCAGATGGAGCGCGGCTTCGATGCGCTGCACCAGGCGAAGCTGAGCGCCGAGCGCGCCCTGGCCCGGCCTCCCGTGCCCTTCGAGCAGGTGTGAGCTAACCGGTGGAGCGCTCCGCGTAGCAACCCTGGAGCTTGAAGTGCGCGCGAACGCGCCGGGCGTGAAGCGACAGCCCTTCCGCTTCGAGCCGCCCGGCCGCCCAGCCCACCGCCTCGTGGAGGCCGGGGGCGACGAAGTACGGCACGGGCAGCGGCTTGACGTGCAGGAAGGCCCTCATCGACAGGAGGAAGAAGGGTGAGGGGAAGATGAAGGCGCAGCCCATCGTCAGCGCTCGAAGGGGCGACTCGTACGCCTCGAGCCAGCCGATGTGCTGCTTGCGCCTGTTGGGCAAGCTCTGACCGCGAGCGAGCCTGGCATCCAGGATACAGACGTGCCGCTCTCCCCGGCGGAGAGAGAGCTCCGAGCCGCGGAGGAACTCGTCGGTCTGAGCCTGACTGACCTCCCCCGAGAACCGGACGACGAGCAACGGCCACAGTGACTCATCGAAGAAGACACTGGAGGAAGGCTGTCGTCGCATGGGGCGGCACACTAGCGGGGTTGAGGGCGGAGATTCACGCCCTCCAACCCCTCACACCTTCTTGGAATCCGAGGCGTTCAGCGCCCGTAGCGCCGGTGGTCCACCATCAGGCAACGGTCCTGCACGACCTTGATGCCCGCGCGGGCCAGCTTCTCGGCCGCGGCGTCGTTGCGGATGCCCGACTGGAACCACACCGCCTTCGGCTTCTTGGCGAGGATGTCGTCCACGTGCTGGTCGATGTCCTGCGGCCGCCGGAACACGTCCACCAGGTCGAGGTCCCCGGGGATGTCCACCAGCCTCCGGAACACCGGCTTGCCGAGGATGTGCGTCACCTCCGGGTAGTAGACGGGCACTGGCACCACGTCCACGCCCGCCTGGGACAGGTACTCCGGCACGTAGAAGGCCGGCTGCCCCGAATGCTGCTCCGTCTTGATGCCGAGCACCGCCACCCGCTTGCTGCCCTGCACCACCGCGCGGATGCCCGCCTCGTCCTCGATGAGGTTCTCCACGTAGCCCATCACTGCTCCTCCTCGGGCGCCCGCGGCGACTCCAGCGCCGACTGCGTCGCCCACGTCCAGGTGTCACCGTCCAACGGCGCCCGTAGAGTGAACTCTCGTTTCACTGGCAGGAAGCGGCCCTTTCCGAGCAACTGTTCTCCCTCGCACTGAACCTCGGGTGTGAGCGTGGGGTTTCCCGCCAGGCGCAGCGTGTCGCGAACATCCGGGGGCGCGGCGTCTCCCGGAGCGTCCAGGCAGCGCAGCGAGAACACCCAGGCCTCACCGTGCTCGGTGAGCAGCGTCCCGACCACGGTGCGCTCCAGCAGGTACGTCACCTCGCGTCCGCCCAACGACACCGTGCCCACCGCGTGGGAGCGATGCCCCAGCTCCAGTCCCCTGCCGTGGAGACCGCCGTACTTCACCTGCCACTCGTTCCGGGTGCTCGCCTCCAGCGCCTCCGGCGAGAAGAAGCGCTCCAGGGGCGTGATATCCAACCCGGCCGGTGCCACCTCCTTCAGTGCCGCCAGCGCGGCCTCAGGCTCGACCACCTGCACATAGGTGCCATCCGCCGCGAGCCGCACGCGCAGGGCGAAGCGCGTGAGGACGTCGTCCACCAGCGTGTCCACCGGGGCTCCATCCATGGAGTAGCTCGCACGCGTCACGCGCTGGGTGAGGAGCCATCCGTCCCGCTCGGGAGTGAAGCCCGTGACGGTGGTCATCTCCGCCTCCCGCGTGCCTGACGAACCGCCGCTCAACGTGCTCTTCACCGTCTCGGTGAGGGCCGAGTCCACGGAGGGCCGGAACTCGAGTCGTGAAGGAGGCGACGCGGTCGGCTCGGGTATCAGGGAGGGAACGTTGCGCTTGCACGCGGCGGTCACGACCACGAGGAACAGCAGGGAGCACGAACGGAAGGTGCGCATGACGGCCGCGAACGCTCGCAGAAAGCCCCGCGGAAGTCGCGGCTCGGGACTACCTCATCCAAGAAGTTGGCTCATCCGAGATGACGGCGGAAGTGGTTTTGCGCTTGCTCCGGCGGGAGCGCCTCCCCTACCCTGACCGCCTGCCCGTGTGAGGACTCGCGTGCGTCCTGGTCCTTGGATCCTCCTTCCGTGGTTCCTGCTCTCCATCCCGGCTACCGCTCAGGAACACCCTGCTGGGCAGACGTTCCAGCGGCGAACACTCGTGGTCCCCGCCCGACCCGGAGAGGTGCCTCCCGTGGAGCTGCACGTGGCGGTGGACGTGGCCACCCTCGTGCAGTTCGAAGCGCCGCTGAAGCCCGGGGCCCCGAAGCTCCCGGAGCACGAGGAGCGCATCCAGCTCGGTCCGACGAGCGATGACTCGATGGTCATCCTCCTCACCAGGCCCCTGGCCGACGGCGAGCGGGTGACGCTCACCCTGGACGCCGGACCCGGCGCTGCCCCCCTCCGCTTCGTGCTCGTCACCCGGCACGACGTGGTGGACGCGAGGGTGCGAGTAGTGCACGCCTGGGGCTCCACCGACGAGGACGGCGCGGAGTACATGGCCCGGAGCCTCCTCGGCGCGCCGGACGCCCGCGCCACTCTCGACGTCCCCCAGGAAGCAGTGAAATACAACACACAGGTCTCGCGCGGTCGGGTCAAGTCCATGCTTTGGGTGGGCCGACGCCTCTTCGCCACCGTGACCGTGCGAAGCCGCAAGCAGGGCACCCCGCCCTGGAAGCTGGTGCAAGCACGGCTGCGGGCGACACTCGCGGACGGCGTCCTGCTGGAGTGGCCTGCCCACCTGCTCTCGGGAGCGGCAAACCCCACACGCCAGCAACATGTCCTTACCAGCCTGGTTCCGGAAGGGGCCTCACAGGTAGAGCTGGCACTGGATGGAGAGGACTCGCCCGGAGTCTTCCGGCCGCTCTCCCTGGAAGAGGAACCGGTGCGCCCATGAGCCCGCCCCTGCACCCCAACCAACTGCGCGCGGGGGACATGGTGCGGGACTTCCGCATCGTGCGTCGACTGGGCGTCGGCGGCTTCTCCTTCGTCTATCTGACGGAGCGCGCGGGCAGCAGCTACTCATTGAAGATGGCGGCCCGGCCCGTCTCCGCCGAGGACGAGGACCAGGTGGATGCCTGGATGCGCCGCGAGGTGGCCTCGCTGGAGCACCTGGAGCACCCGAACCTGCTGCCCGTGCTCGAATGGGGTCGGTGGCCCGACCCTGAAACAGGCTACGCCTGGTTCGTCACTCCGTATGTCTCCGCGAGCACCTTCCACGAATGGCGCTGGAGCGAGCGTGCTTCCCTTCACCGCTCCGTGAGAGTGCTGTGTGAGGCATTGAAGCCCCTGGAATCAATGCACGAGCGCGGCATGTGTCACCGGGACCTCAAGGCCGACAACCTGCTGGTGCGAAAGGGCGATGACAAACCCTTCCTCATCGACCTCGGGTCGGTACACCTGCCGTGTGCCCGCACTCTGACGGACGGACTGGCACCGGGTACGCTGCATTGCCAGCCACCCGAGGTCGTCTCCTTCCTGGTATCCGAGGCCATGCACAAGGGCTCACGACTGAAGGCCCAGTCCAGTGCCGACCTGTATGCCTTTGGCGTGCTGCTGTACGAGACACTCACCAACTGCCGTCCCTTCAGCACCCGGCTGTCACTGGAGCAACTGCTGGTGGCCATCGCCACGGTGTCGCCCCTGGAGCCCGGGCAGCTCGCGCCCGACGCTCCCGCCTCACTGTCCGCGCTGACCCTGCGGCTGCTGGCCAAGGAGCCGGAACAGCGCCCCCCGAGCGCCCGCGCCGTACGCGAGGAGTTGGAGCTGTTGCTTCGGGAAGAAGGACATACCGCCCCCTGGCAGGCCCCGGCGGAACGGCCCTCCGAGTGCTCACGGCTGCGGGAGTCGTTCCCAGATGTGGACGTGATGGAGGAGGTACAAGAGGCCCCGTCGGCTCCAGAGGAAACTCCCGCCGGGCGCACGCAGCGGGCCGGAACACGATGGTCGCGGTGGCTCATCGCGCTGGCCCTCGGACTGGGACTGCTCGGGTTAGGGTGGACACTCCTCCGCGTGACAATGGCCCCTCCCCGGGAGGACGGCTCACGCGCGGAGTCCACCGCGCCAGCCACTCTGGTGCCCCCCGAGAAAGGAACCCAGTCCGTGCCATCCTCTACCCCTCCCGACACCACCCTCAGAGATTCCACCGAGTCGGTCCAGGCGCCCTCGCGCTTGTGCGCACTGCTCACCAGCCTGCTGGGAGCGGCCGTCGCACAGCTCGCCGGATGCGCCACCACTCCCGTGCGGCCGGATCCCATCGGCTACCTCGCCAGTTGCTCCCCCGAGGCCCGCGCTACCCCCGTCACGCTGGGCATCAAGCCGGATGAGCAGGGCTCCTTCCTGAAGACCGGCACCCCGGCGTCGGACAGATCCATTGAGGACGGAGGCTCCCTCAACCTCAAGCCCGGTCCCGTCACCGCTGACATGCTCGTGGTGATGAAGGGGCAGGAGCTGTACCTGAAGATCACGGGCGAGGCGGTGACGACCCCCAACCGTGTCTACATCCAGTTCGACCGCCTCTACCTGCCGGATGGCACCTTGATGCCCATCTGCGGCGTGGCTGTGGACGACCTGAGCCAATACGGCATCCCGACCTACGCGAAGCTGCCCATCGAGGGCGGCAAGGTGGACCCGGCGATGGTGGACAAGAGCCCCGGCAGCGTGGTGCTCAACGACCCGGCCTTCGAAACGGTGTTGCAGGGGCCCAAGGGCTACTACGTCCCCCGCGTCAACATGGCCCCACCGGACTGGCGCTGAGTCATTCCTCTCAAGACGGGTGAGACAGCGGCGCTCTGTGCGCCGCGTGTCTCCAGGAAGAAGACCGAACGCCGGGCACGAGCCTCATTCGTCGAAGTCGAACACGCACAATCCCGGGTGGTCCTCGCTCAACCCCACACACTCCTCCATCGGCCCGCAGGTGCCTGGCGCATTCGAGTTGCAGCGTTGGATACAGCGGCCACTCATGCACGAGAACCCTTCGGGGCACGGTCGTGCCTGCGTGTCACATGAACGCATGCACTTCATCCACACGCCATTCTGGAGTTTTCGGGCCGCAGCCTCGCACACCAGATCCTCCGGGCAGGGATTGAGCTGGCAATCCATTCCATGCACCCGCGCGCAAATCGATACTCCATGTTCCAGTGCCACGCATCGTTGCCCATCGGGACACGAGCGCCCCTCACAGGTTGGCAGACACACGGGGCCTTTCACATCCGCGGTACTACAGAAGAAACCCTCCGGACAACTCCGGGGCTCCTGGGGCTGACAGGGGCGGCGGCATTCCTTGTGGGTGCACACCAGGCCCGGCGCACAAGCCATGTTCCGTTTGACGGGCAGTTCCATACAAAACGCCCCTTCTGTCGCCATGCCTGGGGCCCCGCACATGCGGACCACACGTTCGCCTGCTGCAATTGAATGGCAGGAAAGACCCTCGTTGCAGTCCACGTCCGTCGCACAAGTGCTCGCCACGCACGCCTTCTTCAACATGAACTGGCTGCGCAGGCAGACGAGTGGGGCATCGCAGTCCTCGTTTCTCTGACAGGACCGCTCAAAGGTGGGCAACCGTCTCGTCTCGTCGGGCGGAAGTATGGGGACGATCCTGCTGCCATCCTCGTGCGTTTCGGACGCATTCAGTCCACCCAGCAGCAGCGTACTCGAGACCCAAATCAATGGGATCGGCAGCAGAAATCCCAGCATGATGGCAAGCCGAGCACGCCACTTCATCTTCGGGCCTTCCTCTTCATCTCCTCCTTACATGCAGCCATGCACCCCTCGAAACGGTCGGGCCCACACTCGTCCCAGAGGTCTGCCTCTGGGCAACTGTCTTCGGCAAATTTCTCGATGGTGTCCCTGAGCATGGCTTGATGGAGCACCCCCGCTCCGCCGCCCACGGGACATCCCGTCCCGAGCACCAGCATCGCGGCCACCGCGCACACGCGTGTCATCAATCCGGCCCCCTGGATCCTCTGAGACCCGAGCATACAGGCTGAACCGTGGGGACTCCAGCTAGCTACTATGCCCCGCATCAATCTGGCCCCGCCAGACTGGCGCTGACTCATTCCTCACGAGATGGGTGAAACAGCGGCGCTCCGTACGCCGCGTGCCTCCGGCGCGTGCCTCACTTCTTCTCGGTGTCGAAAATGCAGATACCGGGGGAATGCTCCGAGAATCCCGCGCACGTCTCCATCGGACCACAAGAGCCCGGCGCATCCGAGCTGCACTGCTGTCGGCAGTGATCGACCATGCACGAATAGCCCTCGGGACACGGTTTCCTCTGCTCGTCACATGAAGGCGCACACTTCATCCACACAGCACCTTGTGATTCCAGGGCCGAGATGTGGCACACTTGGTCCACCGGGCAGGGATTGAGCTGACAATCCGTTCCATGCACCTGCGCGCAGATGGAGATTCCGCGCTCTCTTGCCACACAGCGCTGCCCCTCGGGACAAGAGCGTCCCTCGCAGGTCGGAAGACACACAGGGCCTTTCGTATCCGCGGTACTACAGAAAAATCCCTCCGGACAACTCCGGGGCTCCTTTGGCTCACAGGGGCGGCGGCAATACCTGTAGGTACACAGCAGGCCCGGCGCGCACCCCAGGCTCCGACTGCGGGGCAATTCCATGCAAAACTCCCCCGCGGCCAATTCACCTGGGGCACCACACCTGCGCAACACACGTTCGCCTGCTGTGATTGAATGGCAGGAGAGGCCCTGGGCGCAGTCCGCATCCGTCGTACAAGTGCTCGCCACGCAGGCACTCTTCCACATCAACTGGTTGCTCAGGCAGACGAGCGGGGCCTCACATTCCTCATCCTCCTGGCAGTCTTTCTCAAAGGTGAGCAATCGTCTCGTTTCGTCTGGCGCAAGTATGGGAACGAACCTGTTGCCATCATCGTGCGGTCTAGAGGCATTCAACCCCGGAAGCAACAAGCCGCTCATGGTCCAAATCAGCGGTACCGGCAGGAGAAATCCCAGCAAAATGGCGAACCGAGCATGCCATTTCATTTCCGGGCCCTCCTTTTCATTTCCTCCAGACATGATGCCCTGCATGCCTCGAAATCGGGCCCACACGCCTTCTTGATAGCCGCCGGCTGGCAACTGTCTTTCGCCAGTCTCTGGATTTCGTCCATGAGCATGGCCTGATGAAGTACCCCTTCTTCCCCGCCCACGGGGCACCCCGTCCCAAGCACCAGCATTGCTGCCACCGCGCACACGCGAGTCATCATTCCGGCCCCCCGAAACCTCGAAGGATCGAGTGTACAGACCGAAGAGTGGGGACTCCATCGTGCGCCGGAAAAACCGAGCGCCCGCGAGTACCGGCCCTCCCTGGCCGGCGCCCGCGAGCGCCTCATCGCTCAACCTCATTGCTCAACTGGTGCTCAGCACCTCGCCACTACGGATGCCGCGAGTTCCCGTCGGGAGCGTTCTCCACCAGGTCGCGGCCGATGTTGCGCCGGTCCCTGTCCACCCCGTCATCGTCCCGCAGACCCCCGCTCGCGAAACGCCGCGCCGCCTCCGCCAGGTCGCGCATCACGTCTTCCCGGGACTGGTACTCCTCCCGCGGTAACGACTTGAGGACGTTGATGATGTCCACGTACGCGCCGTTGTCCGCCGCGGCCGAGACGAGCTGCTCTCTCGTGACCGGGTAGTCCACGGAGTCCAGGTGCGGCGTGATCGAGAGCGCCGGGTTCTCCGCAAATCCGAATGCCATCGTGCCATCTGCCTTTCCGCCCGGGACCGCCTCCGCTCCCGGGGCTTTGCCTCAAGCTGGGGATGGAATGTCCGGGGGGCTACTTCGACCTCGCACCGCCCGCCATGCCTCCCGGGCAACCAACCAGCCAGGGGCCAGGGTAGATTGGTGCTCCCCTGTCCCCGGGGTTACTGCACCCGGGCGAGGAGACACGTGCGATGACGGAAGAGACCGGGTGGGAGATGCTGGAGATTGCCGGCAAGCTCTTCGAACGGATGATTTCCCAGCAGCAGGCCAAGGTCCTCCGCCTGGCCCGCGAGGTCGTCCCCAACATCACCCCGGAGGAGCTCCGCAACCCCCACGATTTCCCGCAACTCAAGCAACACCCGACTTTTGAGTTCGAGGACGGGCTCCTGTCGGGGCTCATCTCCGCCCAGGTGGCGATGAACGCCGAAATCAAGGGCCGGCTGTTGCCCCCCGAACCCCCGGGGAGCTGACTGCCTGCCTGCCTTTGCCGTCCGCCCCCGCCTGGGTTAGTCCTTCCCGCCGTGAGCATCACCTCGACCTTCAGCCCGTCCGTAGCCCGCGAACGCCTCGTGTCCGCGCTCGCGGCCGACCCTCCGCGGTTGGACCTGGCGGCGCTGGCCATCGCCACCATCAACCGGCCGTCCCTGGATGCCTCGGCCTACCTGCACACCCTGGACGCGCTGGCCGCCCGGGTGCAGCTGGAGATGGAGCGGGACGCGGGCCACGGCGAGGTGCTCGCCGGCCTCACCGCGCTGCGTCACGTGCTGGCGGACATCGAGGGCTTCCGCGGCAACGAGGACGACTACCAGGCCCCGGAGAACAGCTTCCTGGACCAGGTGCTGGAGCGGAAGGTGGGCCTGCCCATCACCCTCTCCGTGGTGTACCTGGAGGTGGCCCGGCGCGCCGGCATCCCCCTCTATGGTGTCCCCTTCCCCGGCCACTTCCTGGTGGCCTGCGAGACGGGGGACGACCACAAGCTGGTGGTGGACCCGTTCCACTGCGGCGAAATCCTCACCGAGGAGGGCTGCCGGGAGCTGCTGCAGCGCGTGGCGCCGCAGCTCAAGTTCAACCCCTCCATGCTGGCCCCAGCGCCCGTGGAGCTCATCACCTACCGCATGCTGTCCAACCTGCGGCGGGTGTACCTGGAGCGCGACGAGGGCGAGCGCGGCCTGGCCGTGGTGGACCTGCTGCTGATGCTGGCCCCCAACCATCCGGGCGAGCTGCGGACCCGGGCGGCGCTGCTCGCCAACCTGGGAGCCTACCGGGCGGCCCTCAAGGACGTGGAGCGCTGCCTGGAGCTGTCGCCGGACGCACCGGACAGGGATCGGCTGGAATGGACGGCTCGGGAGTTGCGCGAGCGCGCCGCGCTGTTGAACTGAGCCGATGAACCCCATCCAACCGTGGCCCCGCCTGCGCCGGGGCCTCGAGCACGACTAC
This is a stretch of genomic DNA from Archangium violaceum. It encodes these proteins:
- a CDS encoding patatin-like phospholipase family protein; the protein is MPAPTLHQLLEGKRFGLVLSAGYFGFYGHAGFLKGLTGAGLKPAAYAGTSAGGLIAAYAAAGASVHSIEELVLKQTRQAFWDPDPIGAVINGLPAEGHGATGLLKGERFRRLLEETLPVHSFEELPYPLLLASANLTQGTHEVFTSGELAPRVHATCAYPGLFRAVRLGRDLYWDGGLVDKAPALSMRESAFGKDLDAILVHFLPSRTRTMLGGPMAYAQGIAAGSAALRHDHFRLQLALLKERGFPVHVVVSTLPPVSPSQMERGFDALHQAKLSAERALARPPVPFEQV
- a CDS encoding CoA-binding protein, producing MGYVENLIEDEAGIRAVVQGSKRVAVLGIKTEQHSGQPAFYVPEYLSQAGVDVVPVPVYYPEVTHILGKPVFRRLVDIPGDLDLVDVFRRPQDIDQHVDDILAKKPKAVWFQSGIRNDAAAEKLARAGIKVVQDRCLMVDHRRYGR
- a CDS encoding DUF2381 family protein: MRPGPWILLPWFLLSIPATAQEHPAGQTFQRRTLVVPARPGEVPPVELHVAVDVATLVQFEAPLKPGAPKLPEHEERIQLGPTSDDSMVILLTRPLADGERVTLTLDAGPGAAPLRFVLVTRHDVVDARVRVVHAWGSTDEDGAEYMARSLLGAPDARATLDVPQEAVKYNTQVSRGRVKSMLWVGRRLFATVTVRSRKQGTPPWKLVQARLRATLADGVLLEWPAHLLSGAANPTRQQHVLTSLVPEGASQVELALDGEDSPGVFRPLSLEEEPVRP
- a CDS encoding serine/threonine protein kinase produces the protein MSPPLHPNQLRAGDMVRDFRIVRRLGVGGFSFVYLTERAGSSYSLKMAARPVSAEDEDQVDAWMRREVASLEHLEHPNLLPVLEWGRWPDPETGYAWFVTPYVSASTFHEWRWSERASLHRSVRVLCEALKPLESMHERGMCHRDLKADNLLVRKGDDKPFLIDLGSVHLPCARTLTDGLAPGTLHCQPPEVVSFLVSEAMHKGSRLKAQSSADLYAFGVLLYETLTNCRPFSTRLSLEQLLVAIATVSPLEPGQLAPDAPASLSALTLRLLAKEPEQRPPSARAVREELELLLREEGHTAPWQAPAERPSECSRLRESFPDVDVMEEVQEAPSAPEETPAGRTQRAGTRWSRWLIALALGLGLLGLGWTLLRVTMAPPREDGSRAESTAPATLVPPEKGTQSVPSSTPPDTTLRDSTESVQAPSRLCALLTSLLGAAVAQLAGCATTPVRPDPIGYLASCSPEARATPVTLGIKPDEQGSFLKTGTPASDRSIEDGGSLNLKPGPVTADMLVVMKGQELYLKITGEAVTTPNRVYIQFDRLYLPDGTLMPICGVAVDDLSQYGIPTYAKLPIEGGKVDPAMVDKSPGSVVLNDPAFETVLQGPKGYYVPRVNMAPPDWR
- a CDS encoding DUF2795 domain-containing protein, with product MAFGFAENPALSITPHLDSVDYPVTREQLVSAAADNGAYVDIINVLKSLPREEYQSREDVMRDLAEAARRFASGGLRDDDGVDRDRRNIGRDLVENAPDGNSRHP
- a CDS encoding SirB1 family protein; amino-acid sequence: MSITSTFSPSVARERLVSALAADPPRLDLAALAIATINRPSLDASAYLHTLDALAARVQLEMERDAGHGEVLAGLTALRHVLADIEGFRGNEDDYQAPENSFLDQVLERKVGLPITLSVVYLEVARRAGIPLYGVPFPGHFLVACETGDDHKLVVDPFHCGEILTEEGCRELLQRVAPQLKFNPSMLAPAPVELITYRMLSNLRRVYLERDEGERGLAVVDLLLMLAPNHPGELRTRAALLANLGAYRAALKDVERCLELSPDAPDRDRLEWTARELRERAALLN